In one window of Paracholeplasma morum DNA:
- the rplW gene encoding 50S ribosomal protein L23 gives MIKYYDIIKAPIITEQTSKLIETENSYTFEVDKKANKIEIKKAIEAVFGVKVVRVNTINVLPKFKRMGKYEGYKNAYKKAIVKLADGQKIDKFTV, from the coding sequence ATGATTAAATACTACGACATTATCAAAGCTCCAATCATTACTGAACAAACTTCAAAACTTATTGAAACAGAAAATAGCTATACTTTCGAAGTTGATAAGAAAGCTAACAAAATCGAAATCAAAAAAGCCATTGAAGCTGTATTCGGTGTGAAAGTAGTAAGAGTAAACACAATCAACGTATTACCTAAGTTCAAAAGAATGGGTAAATACGAAGGTTACAAGAATGCTTATAAGAAAGCAATCGTAAAACTAGCTGACGGTCAAAAGATTGACAAGTTCACAGTTTAA